TCAGCAATTTTTTCTATAGGTGTTTCTACAAGAGTTTTCAAATCTTTAATATTTGCTTCATAAAGATAACCTGCAATTTCATCAGATAATCCTGTTACTTTAAGTAACCTTAAAAATTCTGGTTCTTGACGTCTCAAATACTGGGTTTCGCTTAAAATGTCTATTCTCCATCCTACAAGTTTAGAAGCAAGTCTAACATTTTCTCCCTTTTTACCAATAGCAAGGGACAATTGGTCATCAGGAACAATAACTTCAAGAGTTTTATTTTCTTCATCCACTATAACTTTACTACATTCTGCTGGAGCTAAAGCATTATAAACAAATTTAGCAGGATCAGGATCCCATAAAACTACATCTATCTTTTCTTTCCCCTCCTTTTTATCAGCTTTTGCTATATTAAGTTCCTCTAAAATAGTAGAAATCCTTGAGCCTCTTACTCCTATACAGGTTCCTACAGGATCAATATTGGGATTAGTCGAGGTAACTGCAATTTTTGTTCTTGAACCGGGTTCTCTTGCTATAGCAACAATTTTAACTATACCTTCTTGAATTTCAGGTACTTCCTTTTCAAAAAGTTTTTTAACAAAAGCTGGATGTGAACGAGAAACTATAATTTGAGGCTCCTGTTGTCTATATACCTCTATAACCAAAGCTTTCAATCTATGCCCTCTAATATACTTTTCTCCAGGTACTTGTTCTTCCTCAGGTAAAAGAGCTTCTGCTCTTCCTAAGGAAAGAATTACTCCTCTTTTGTCAAATCTGTGTACATACCCACTAACTATTTCTCCAATTTTATATTTATATTCATCATATATAAGGTGTTTCTCTGCAAGTCTTAATTTTTGAGAAAAAAGTTGTTTTACAATTTGAGCAGCTATACGTCCTAAATCTTGAAGTTCCACCCTTTCTCCAATGATGTCCTCAATTTTAATGT
The window above is part of the Thermodesulfobacterium geofontis OPF15 genome. Proteins encoded here:
- the nusA gene encoding transcription termination factor NusA: MPGELKRVIESLSKEKGLSKEIVVEALIEGIRTAAKKRFGNKARIEVKYDEEKGDIEIYKLKKVVAEVKDKETEISLEEAQKIYPNIKIEDIIGERVELQDLGRIAAQIVKQLFSQKLRLAEKHLIYDEYKYKIGEIVSGYVHRFDKRGVILSLGRAEALLPEEEQVPGEKYIRGHRLKALVIEVYRQQEPQIIVSRSHPAFVKKLFEKEVPEIQEGIVKIVAIAREPGSRTKIAVTSTNPNIDPVGTCIGVRGSRISTILEELNIAKADKKEGKEKIDVVLWDPDPAKFVYNALAPAECSKVIVDEENKTLEVIVPDDQLSLAIGKKGENVRLASKLVGWRIDILSETQYLRRQEPEFLRLLKVTGLSDEIAGYLYEANIKDLKTLVETPIEKIAELTKLPLEEVEKIVEKAKKEINA